A window of Hymenobacter aerilatus contains these coding sequences:
- the floA gene encoding flotillin-like protein FloA (flotillin-like protein involved in membrane lipid rafts), which yields MDFPILPIAVAAIVLLVLLYFFPINLWITAIFSGVRISLLQLVFMRVRKVPPSLIVNSLITSSKAGLQITANELETHYLAGGNVPSVIKALISADKANIPLDFKQATAIDLAGRDVFEAVTTSVNPKVINTPNVAAVAQDGIQLIAKARVTVRANITQLVGGAGEETILARVGEGIVTSIGSSLSHKEVLENPDKISKLVLQKGLDAGTAFEILSIDIADVDIGENIGAKLQTDQASADLKVAEARAEERRAMAVAMEQEYRAKTQEAKARVVDAEAEIPKAMAEAFRSGNLGIMDYYKMRNIQSDTDMRDSIANPDGPKPS from the coding sequence ATGGATTTTCCGATTCTACCTATTGCTGTGGCAGCCATCGTGCTGCTGGTGTTACTGTATTTTTTTCCGATCAATCTGTGGATAACGGCCATATTCTCCGGCGTACGTATCAGCCTGTTGCAGTTGGTATTCATGCGCGTCCGCAAGGTGCCACCGTCGTTGATTGTCAACTCGTTGATTACGTCTTCCAAGGCTGGGCTGCAAATCACAGCCAATGAGCTGGAAACGCACTACTTGGCCGGCGGCAATGTACCCAGCGTCATCAAAGCGCTGATTTCGGCTGATAAGGCAAACATTCCGTTGGATTTCAAGCAGGCCACTGCCATCGACCTTGCGGGCCGCGACGTATTCGAGGCCGTTACAACGTCCGTTAATCCCAAAGTCATCAACACGCCCAACGTGGCCGCTGTAGCGCAGGATGGTATTCAACTCATTGCCAAGGCCCGCGTAACCGTTCGCGCCAACATCACCCAATTAGTAGGCGGGGCCGGCGAGGAAACCATTCTGGCCAGGGTAGGCGAAGGTATTGTCACGAGCATTGGCTCATCGCTCTCGCACAAAGAAGTACTCGAAAACCCCGACAAAATCTCGAAGCTGGTACTGCAAAAAGGGCTGGACGCGGGCACAGCGTTTGAAATCCTGAGCATCGATATTGCGGACGTCGATATCGGCGAGAATATTGGTGCCAAGCTGCAAACCGACCAAGCATCTGCCGACTTGAAAGTGGCCGAGGCCCGCGCTGAGGAGCGCCGCGCCATGGCTGTGGCCATGGAACAGGAATACCGCGCCAAAACCCAGGAAGCCAAAGCCCGCGTGGTAGATGCCGAAGCCGAAATTCCGAAGGCTATGGCCGAGGCCTTCCGCTCCGGCAACTTAGGTATTATGGACTATTATAAAATGCGCAACATCCAGTCCGACACTGACATGCGCGACTCCATTGCCAACCCCGACGGTCCAAAGCCGAGTTAG
- a CDS encoding OmpP1/FadL family transporter yields the protein MKNAKYWLGLAFMGWASHAFAQSEIDALRYSQLQFGGGARTLGIGGANVALGADIGNLSSNPAGLGLFQRSEVSFTPGFGVGNTSSALQGSGSLTDSRNSLHIGNVGLIFTNRRPDSDNTSDWRAGSFGIGVTRINDFNQNSVYSGTIGDQQSLFQRLRESRISNQEIDDQFVDNAYVDLDGLAYGAYLTNLENNDGVSTVNRTGPIVQRETTQTTGSQSQYDFAYGASYRDKLYIGGAIGVVSTRYDMTRNFYETTSDVNVDLRDFIQTRGTGFNARIGAIYRATDRVRIGASVQTPTWYRLTDTYSTQLSAQFNPPLSELDNNGNVVRTISRGDAQTGSQQFSYNLTTPFRANGGVAVLLGKYGFLTGDIEYVDYSQPRFRDNATANGTVAGYDYSGTNQYISDLYRSTVNLRFGGEARYEAFRFRLGYARYGDPYRANDFDRTQNYYTVGLGLRQQNFFLDVAGVYKSANTYYSPYVLNAGDQPVVSIDSNRFTTSLTIGTTF from the coding sequence ATGAAAAACGCGAAATATTGGTTAGGCTTGGCTTTTATGGGCTGGGCCAGCCACGCTTTTGCCCAAAGCGAAATTGACGCTTTGCGGTATTCTCAGTTGCAATTTGGCGGCGGCGCCCGTACGCTCGGAATCGGTGGTGCCAACGTAGCATTGGGAGCAGATATTGGTAACCTGAGCAGCAACCCGGCCGGTCTGGGCTTATTCCAGCGTTCAGAAGTAAGCTTCACGCCCGGATTTGGGGTTGGCAACACCAGCAGCGCATTGCAGGGTAGCGGCAGCCTCACCGATTCCCGTAATAGCCTGCACATTGGAAACGTAGGACTGATTTTTACAAACCGACGTCCTGATAGCGACAATACCTCAGATTGGCGGGCAGGCTCTTTTGGTATAGGCGTTACCCGCATCAACGACTTCAACCAGAACTCTGTCTATTCCGGCACTATCGGTGACCAACAGTCACTGTTTCAACGGTTGCGGGAATCACGCATTTCCAATCAGGAAATAGATGATCAGTTCGTCGATAATGCCTACGTCGACTTGGATGGGTTGGCGTATGGGGCTTATCTAACGAACCTGGAGAATAATGATGGTGTGTCTACCGTCAACCGTACTGGTCCGATTGTGCAGCGGGAAACTACGCAGACCACCGGTTCGCAGTCGCAGTATGATTTTGCTTACGGAGCCAGCTACCGTGACAAACTATACATTGGTGGCGCAATTGGGGTGGTGAGTACGCGCTACGACATGACGCGCAACTTCTACGAAACGACCAGTGACGTAAATGTCGATCTGCGCGACTTTATACAAACACGCGGTACCGGTTTCAATGCTCGCATTGGAGCTATCTATCGTGCTACGGATAGAGTGCGCATCGGGGCATCGGTGCAAACGCCTACCTGGTACCGACTGACAGACACGTACAGCACACAGCTAAGTGCGCAGTTTAATCCGCCACTGTCTGAGTTGGATAACAACGGAAACGTAGTGCGAACCATTTCTCGGGGCGATGCGCAAACGGGTAGTCAGCAGTTCTCCTATAACCTGACGACGCCTTTCCGGGCAAATGGTGGGGTAGCAGTTCTACTAGGTAAGTACGGCTTCCTGACGGGTGATATAGAGTATGTCGATTACTCCCAACCTCGTTTCCGCGATAATGCCACTGCCAACGGTACCGTAGCTGGCTACGACTACTCGGGTACCAACCAATACATCAGTGACTTGTACCGCTCCACCGTCAACCTGCGGTTTGGGGGTGAGGCGCGTTACGAAGCATTCCGGTTCCGCCTAGGCTATGCCCGCTACGGCGACCCATACCGCGCCAACGACTTCGACCGTACGCAGAACTACTACACGGTAGGTTTAGGACTGCGGCAGCAAAACTTCTTTCTGGATGTAGCCGGCGTGTATAAATCGGCCAATACCTACTACTCGCCCTACGTGCTCAATGCCGGCGACCAGCCTGTCGTAAGCATTGATTCCAACCGGTTCACTACCTCCCTCACCATCGGAACGACCTTCTAA
- the proS gene encoding proline--tRNA ligase translates to MSKSLPKRSEDYSLWYNELVKRAGLAENAAVRGCMVIKPYGYAIWEKMQQTLDGMFKRTGHQNAYFPLFVPKSLFEAEEKNAEGFAKECAVVTHYRLQTDPEKPGKLRVDPNARLEEELVVRPTSEAIIWSTYKNWIQSYRDLPLLINQWANVVRWEMRTRLFLRTAEFLWQEGHTAHATAEEALAETRQMLDVYAEFAEEWMALPVVKGVKSENERFAGAIETYCIEALMQDGKALQAGTSHFLGQNFAKAFDVQFQSKEGTLEHVWGTSWGVSTRLMGALVMAHSDDEGLVLPPKLAPIQVVIVPIYKTGQLDELLERIRPMQQGLLERGISVKVDDRDTERPGFKFAEWEMKGVPVRLAVGMRDLDAGTVEVARRDTKEKMNLPLADIVQSVDQLLQDIQTNIYSKALRYREQHTTRVTTYEEFKQVLDTTAGFVLAPWDGTPETEERIKEETKATIRCLALNEPDEDGVDMLTGKPSARYAYFARAY, encoded by the coding sequence ATGAGCAAAAGTTTGCCGAAGCGTAGCGAAGATTACTCTTTATGGTACAATGAGTTAGTGAAGCGCGCGGGCCTAGCTGAAAATGCCGCCGTACGGGGCTGCATGGTCATCAAGCCGTATGGCTACGCTATCTGGGAAAAAATGCAGCAGACGCTGGACGGGATGTTTAAGCGCACCGGCCACCAGAATGCTTATTTTCCGCTATTCGTCCCCAAAAGCCTATTCGAGGCGGAGGAGAAGAATGCAGAAGGCTTTGCCAAGGAGTGCGCCGTGGTAACACACTACCGACTCCAAACAGACCCCGAAAAGCCCGGCAAGTTGCGCGTGGACCCCAACGCTAGGTTGGAAGAAGAACTGGTGGTGCGCCCTACCTCCGAAGCCATCATCTGGAGCACCTATAAAAACTGGATTCAAAGCTACCGCGACCTGCCGCTGCTCATCAACCAATGGGCCAACGTAGTGCGCTGGGAAATGCGCACGCGCTTGTTCCTGCGCACGGCGGAGTTTTTGTGGCAGGAAGGCCATACCGCCCACGCCACCGCCGAAGAAGCCTTGGCCGAAACCCGCCAGATGCTGGACGTATACGCCGAGTTTGCCGAGGAGTGGATGGCCCTACCCGTGGTGAAAGGCGTGAAATCGGAGAACGAACGGTTTGCCGGTGCCATCGAAACGTATTGCATTGAGGCCTTGATGCAGGATGGCAAGGCGCTACAGGCTGGCACCTCGCACTTTCTGGGGCAGAACTTCGCCAAAGCATTTGATGTGCAGTTCCAAAGTAAAGAAGGCACGCTGGAGCACGTATGGGGCACCAGCTGGGGAGTGAGCACCCGCCTGATGGGCGCCCTGGTGATGGCGCATTCCGATGATGAGGGCTTGGTTCTACCCCCCAAACTGGCACCTATCCAGGTAGTGATTGTGCCTATTTATAAAACCGGCCAGCTCGACGAGCTGCTGGAGCGCATCCGGCCCATGCAGCAAGGCCTGCTGGAGCGCGGCATCTCCGTAAAAGTAGATGACCGCGACACCGAGCGCCCCGGCTTTAAGTTTGCCGAGTGGGAGATGAAAGGTGTGCCGGTACGCCTTGCCGTGGGCATGCGCGACCTGGACGCTGGCACTGTGGAGGTAGCCCGCCGCGACACGAAGGAGAAAATGAACCTGCCGCTGGCTGACATCGTGCAAAGCGTAGACCAGCTACTCCAGGATATCCAGACCAACATCTACAGCAAGGCCCTGCGCTACCGCGAGCAGCACACCACCCGCGTAACCACTTACGAGGAGTTCAAGCAAGTGCTTGATACCACCGCGGGCTTCGTGCTGGCCCCTTGGGACGGCACCCCCGAAACGGAGGAACGCATCAAGGAAGAAACCAAAGCAACCATCCGCTGCCTGGCCCTGAACGAGCCCGACGAGGACGGGGTAGACATGCTGACGGGCAAGCCCTCGGCACGCTACGCTTATTTTGCGCGGGCGTATTAA
- a CDS encoding YgdI/YgdR family lipoprotein produces MKRYSTFILSALSALALGGCAGTSALTSSTENDGVYYTSKDKTTLTPAAQEALDARYGQEQTNGGYAVAGDVNPEYAGDGTEQDAVGATEYYDDDYGYASRLRRFNNSTYSGLGYSSLAYTDPFWYGGYSPYGFGSMYSPFYSPFYGSGMSIGLGLGFGSFYRPYGLGYGGLGYGGLYDPFYGGLGYGGFGYGPRLGYGLGYGGWGYGYPVYGGGYSDTRSRVNYQPRRERSAAALSSAPNGGAIRTGRSGGNAVLSNGAGGTVVNGNNGGWSRGRVMNSGAAGTGQQNVVNVPADQPNLDGRSGRRWRSADGGSQAVYNNQGNVAQPRRNRMFNGDGQAAQRQVYSQPARSYEQPSRSFSQPSPSRSSFGGSSSGGGSFGGGGGGGSRGRVR; encoded by the coding sequence ATGAAAAGATATTCCACCTTCATTCTATCTGCTTTGAGCGCGCTGGCGCTCGGCGGGTGCGCGGGCACATCGGCCCTTACTAGCTCTACCGAAAACGACGGAGTGTACTATACTTCGAAGGACAAAACTACACTAACTCCTGCCGCCCAGGAGGCACTGGATGCCCGCTACGGGCAGGAGCAGACCAACGGTGGCTACGCCGTAGCGGGTGATGTGAATCCGGAATATGCTGGTGATGGTACCGAACAAGATGCAGTAGGTGCCACGGAGTACTACGACGATGACTACGGCTACGCTTCCCGGCTGCGCCGCTTCAACAACTCCACCTACAGTGGCTTGGGCTATTCCAGCCTTGCTTACACCGACCCCTTTTGGTATGGTGGCTATAGCCCCTACGGCTTTGGCTCAATGTACAGCCCTTTCTACTCTCCCTTCTACGGTTCGGGCATGAGTATTGGGCTGGGCCTGGGCTTTGGCTCCTTCTATCGGCCATATGGGCTGGGATACGGTGGTTTAGGCTATGGCGGGTTGTATGACCCCTTCTATGGTGGTTTGGGCTACGGCGGATTCGGTTATGGACCACGTCTGGGCTATGGGTTGGGTTACGGCGGTTGGGGCTATGGCTACCCTGTCTACGGTGGCGGTTATAGCGACACGCGCAGCCGTGTCAATTACCAGCCACGGCGTGAGCGGAGTGCCGCGGCGCTGTCGTCGGCTCCGAACGGTGGTGCTATCCGCACAGGTCGCTCGGGTGGCAACGCAGTCCTGTCTAATGGAGCTGGTGGCACGGTAGTAAACGGTAACAATGGCGGCTGGAGCCGTGGCCGTGTTATGAACAGCGGTGCCGCAGGCACTGGTCAACAGAACGTGGTGAATGTACCCGCCGACCAACCAAACCTGGATGGTCGTTCGGGCCGGCGGTGGCGCAGCGCCGATGGTGGTAGCCAAGCCGTATACAACAATCAAGGAAACGTAGCGCAACCCCGTCGCAACCGTATGTTTAATGGCGATGGGCAAGCAGCCCAACGTCAGGTATACAGCCAGCCGGCTCGCTCGTACGAGCAGCCTTCCCGCTCGTTCAGCCAACCGTCGCCTTCCCGTAGCTCCTTTGGAGGGTCTTCCAGCGGGGGCGGTTCGTTTGGTGGCGGTGGTGGCGGCGGCAGCCGCGGACGCGTCCGCTAG
- a CDS encoding NfeD family protein: MDWLTIATLLLFGLLFVAAEVIFIPGTTFVGFVGFVLLAVGIWFSYRDLGTPTSHFILGGAAVLTATLVYIGLRPKNLNKFALTEVHNNYVHDARRPDVQPGTAGRTISALRPAGTVLFDNDRREATTRGEFIAAGTPVRVLRIEQNRIVVEQA, translated from the coding sequence ATGGACTGGCTCACGATTGCTACCCTTCTGCTATTTGGCTTGCTGTTCGTAGCGGCCGAAGTGATTTTTATTCCGGGCACCACGTTTGTAGGCTTTGTGGGCTTTGTGCTGCTAGCCGTAGGCATCTGGTTCAGCTACCGCGACCTGGGCACGCCTACTAGCCACTTCATCCTGGGTGGCGCGGCCGTGCTCACGGCAACGCTGGTATATATCGGGTTGCGCCCCAAAAACCTGAACAAGTTTGCTCTTACGGAGGTACACAACAACTACGTGCACGATGCCCGCCGCCCCGACGTACAGCCCGGCACTGCTGGTCGTACTATCTCGGCTCTGCGGCCGGCCGGCACAGTGTTGTTTGACAACGACCGGCGCGAGGCTACTACCCGCGGCGAGTTTATTGCGGCTGGCACGCCGGTGCGGGTGCTACGCATCGAGCAAAACCGCATAGTGGTAGAGCAAGCCTAA
- a CDS encoding OmpA family protein, with amino-acid sequence MMRKLFLSLGLLIGMGSATQAQHAVWAAKVVAVSSQRSSGKEAFSPEKVLGEPNALPLGQISNEAWIPKKEGKDEFIEVRFSKSLVAKQVTVVENFNPGSVTKIELVDTRGGKHQVYENNKPGTLGEAFRSLQVTFSPGTYRTIGVVVTMNTKEVNGVNQIDAIGIADVAETMVKQQFKADPNAAKFDSTMVNLGPNVNSKYVDTHPIISPDGRTLYFARQESPQNTGGASDAQDVWYATLNNANTKAWNPAKNLGGPINTPKDPNGVAAVSANGQQLLVIGVYRPDGTLEPKGPSTSRRTVTGWSKPVPVVIEDYYNDDPENVDYCLGTSGKVMLMAVQRKDGQGSQDIYVSFLNEDGKTWSRPRNLGPTVNTKKAEFAPFLAADGKTLYFASEGHGGYGKSDIFYSKRLDESWTKWSPPRNLGPNVNSPDFDAYYTVSAAGEDAYLVSARNGIGGSKDIFRIALTPRFKPETVTLVRGQVLDAVTKKPIAAVIHYENLLTGEELGVAEVNPQDGSYTIVLPSGVQYGYRAEATNYLAESDNLDVTDRQNYSEVTQDLFLVPFAVGSTIKLNNIFFAQSKYYLRENSYPELLRLVRILKDYPEVEIKVEGHTDNQGDPALNLKLSQDRVNEVKKYLVSKGIAGARITTEGYGDTKPIASNDDEETRKLNRRVEFRVTKK; translated from the coding sequence ATGATGAGGAAACTCTTTCTTTCCTTGGGGTTGCTGATAGGAATGGGTAGCGCAACACAGGCACAGCACGCCGTGTGGGCTGCTAAAGTGGTTGCTGTGTCGTCGCAAAGATCGAGTGGCAAAGAGGCTTTCTCGCCAGAAAAGGTATTGGGTGAGCCCAATGCGCTGCCACTGGGACAGATTAGCAACGAAGCCTGGATTCCGAAAAAAGAAGGAAAAGACGAATTTATCGAAGTGCGGTTCAGCAAGTCGCTGGTAGCCAAGCAAGTGACGGTGGTTGAGAATTTCAATCCGGGCTCGGTTACAAAAATTGAGCTGGTCGACACACGCGGTGGTAAGCACCAGGTATATGAAAACAATAAGCCTGGTACACTGGGCGAGGCATTCCGCTCCTTACAGGTAACCTTCTCACCAGGTACCTACCGTACCATTGGGGTAGTGGTGACCATGAACACCAAGGAAGTGAACGGGGTGAACCAGATTGACGCCATCGGTATTGCCGACGTGGCCGAGACCATGGTGAAGCAGCAATTCAAAGCAGACCCCAACGCGGCTAAGTTCGACTCTACCATGGTGAATCTGGGGCCGAACGTCAATTCCAAGTACGTTGATACGCACCCCATCATCTCGCCCGATGGCCGCACGCTGTACTTTGCCCGGCAAGAGAGCCCGCAGAATACAGGCGGCGCCAGCGATGCGCAGGACGTGTGGTATGCTACCCTCAACAATGCGAACACCAAAGCCTGGAACCCCGCCAAAAATCTGGGTGGGCCTATCAACACGCCCAAGGACCCCAATGGGGTAGCAGCGGTGTCGGCCAACGGGCAGCAACTGCTTGTTATTGGCGTATATCGTCCCGACGGGACGCTGGAGCCCAAAGGGCCCAGCACCTCGCGCCGCACCGTAACGGGCTGGAGCAAGCCCGTGCCAGTGGTGATTGAAGACTACTACAACGACGACCCCGAAAACGTGGATTACTGCCTGGGTACGTCGGGTAAAGTAATGCTGATGGCCGTGCAGCGCAAAGACGGCCAGGGTAGCCAGGATATCTACGTCAGCTTTCTGAATGAAGATGGTAAGACCTGGAGCCGCCCGCGTAACCTAGGGCCGACGGTAAACACGAAGAAAGCAGAGTTCGCGCCCTTCTTGGCCGCCGATGGCAAGACACTCTACTTTGCCTCCGAGGGCCACGGCGGCTATGGCAAGAGCGACATCTTTTACAGCAAGCGCCTGGATGAAAGCTGGACCAAATGGAGCCCGCCCCGCAACTTAGGCCCAAACGTCAACTCCCCCGATTTCGATGCCTACTATACTGTGTCGGCGGCCGGTGAAGACGCCTACCTAGTATCGGCCCGCAATGGAATAGGTGGTTCCAAAGATATCTTTCGTATTGCTCTCACCCCTCGTTTCAAGCCCGAAACCGTGACCCTTGTTCGGGGGCAGGTGCTGGATGCTGTGACCAAGAAGCCCATTGCCGCTGTCATTCACTACGAAAACCTGCTGACGGGCGAAGAACTGGGCGTGGCGGAGGTGAATCCGCAGGATGGCTCTTACACCATTGTGCTACCCTCTGGCGTGCAGTATGGCTACCGCGCCGAGGCGACCAACTACCTGGCCGAGAGCGACAACCTGGACGTGACCGACCGGCAGAACTACTCCGAGGTGACGCAGGACTTGTTCTTGGTGCCTTTTGCGGTAGGGTCTACCATCAAGCTCAACAACATCTTCTTTGCCCAGAGCAAGTACTACCTGCGCGAAAACTCCTACCCTGAGTTGCTTCGGTTGGTGCGTATCCTGAAGGACTACCCAGAGGTAGAGATTAAGGTAGAAGGCCACACCGACAACCAAGGCGACCCGGCCCTGAACCTGAAGCTAAGCCAGGACCGCGTGAACGAGGTGAAGAAGTACTTGGTATCGAAGGGTATTGCTGGTGCCCGCATCACCACCGAAGGCTACGGCGACACCAAGCCCATTGCCAGCAATGACGACGAAGAGACCCGCAAGCTCAACCGCCGCGTAGAATTCCGGGTTACGAAGAAATAG